One Bacillus amyloliquefaciens DSM 7 = ATCC 23350 DNA window includes the following coding sequences:
- a CDS encoding phospho-sugar mutase: MSWSKSYERWNQAEHLDSELKKLLAAAEGNEQLLEDFFYKNLEFGTGGMRGEIGPGTNRMNIYTVRKASAGLAAYIAKHGEDAKKRGVAIAYDSRHKSPEFAMEAAKTLASQGIQTYVFDELRPTPELSFAVRKLNAYAGIVVTASHNPPEYNGYKVYGDDGAQLPPKEADIVIAEVNAIENELTIQVEDEQALKEKGLIKIIGEEIDKSYTEKLTSISVHPELSEEVDVSVVFTPLHGTANKPVRRGLEALGYKNVTVVKEQELPDSDFSTVKSPNPEEHAAFEYAIKLGEEQNADILVATDPDADRLGIAVKNSEGKYTVLTGNQTGALLLHYLLSEKKKQGSLPENGVVMKTIVTSELGRAVASSFGLDTVDTLTGFKFIGEKIKEYEKSGQYTFQFGYEESYGYLIGDFARDKDAIQAALLAVEVCAFYKKQGMSLYDALLSIFKEYGYYREGLKSLTLKGKQGAEQISAILTSFRNDPPKQMAGKQITQAEDYSTGKRTVFAGHREEDIDLPKSNVLKYFLEDGSWFCLRPSGTEPKVKFYFAVKGTSLQDSEQRLAALSDAVMKTVDSIVEKTK, encoded by the coding sequence ATGAGTTGGAGTAAGAGTTACGAACGCTGGAATCAGGCCGAACATTTAGATTCAGAATTGAAAAAATTATTGGCGGCCGCAGAAGGAAACGAGCAGCTGCTGGAAGACTTTTTCTACAAAAATCTGGAGTTCGGAACAGGAGGCATGAGAGGAGAAATCGGACCGGGCACAAACAGAATGAACATTTACACGGTCCGCAAAGCATCCGCCGGACTCGCGGCGTATATCGCCAAACATGGCGAGGACGCGAAAAAAAGAGGCGTTGCGATCGCGTACGACTCCCGTCATAAATCCCCTGAGTTTGCGATGGAAGCTGCCAAAACCCTTGCTTCCCAAGGCATTCAAACATACGTATTTGATGAGCTCCGCCCGACGCCTGAGCTGTCTTTTGCGGTGAGAAAGCTGAACGCTTATGCGGGTATCGTCGTGACGGCCAGCCATAACCCGCCTGAATATAACGGATATAAAGTGTATGGCGATGACGGCGCACAGCTGCCGCCGAAAGAAGCGGACATCGTCATTGCTGAAGTGAATGCCATAGAAAATGAATTAACGATTCAAGTTGAAGATGAACAGGCGCTGAAGGAAAAAGGTTTAATTAAGATTATCGGTGAAGAAATTGATAAATCATATACTGAAAAACTGACTTCCATCTCCGTTCATCCTGAGCTTTCAGAAGAAGTGGACGTCAGCGTCGTGTTCACTCCGCTGCACGGCACGGCGAATAAACCGGTACGCCGGGGTCTTGAAGCACTCGGTTACAAAAACGTCACTGTCGTAAAGGAACAAGAGCTTCCGGACTCGGATTTTTCAACCGTCAAATCGCCAAACCCTGAAGAGCACGCGGCATTCGAATATGCCATTAAGCTCGGAGAAGAACAAAATGCCGATATTCTCGTTGCTACGGACCCGGATGCCGACCGTCTCGGCATTGCCGTGAAAAACAGTGAAGGCAAGTATACGGTGCTGACGGGGAACCAGACAGGGGCGCTTTTATTGCACTATCTGCTTTCCGAGAAGAAAAAACAAGGGTCCCTTCCGGAAAACGGCGTTGTCATGAAAACGATTGTCACAAGCGAATTGGGCCGCGCCGTCGCTTCATCGTTCGGATTAGATACGGTCGACACGTTAACAGGCTTCAAATTTATCGGTGAAAAGATCAAAGAATATGAAAAATCCGGCCAATACACATTCCAGTTCGGGTATGAAGAAAGCTACGGCTACTTAATCGGAGATTTCGCCCGTGACAAAGATGCAATCCAGGCTGCGCTGTTAGCCGTCGAAGTATGCGCTTTTTATAAAAAGCAGGGCATGTCGCTTTATGACGCGCTGCTCTCCATCTTTAAAGAATACGGATATTATCGTGAAGGCTTGAAGTCATTGACGTTAAAAGGAAAACAGGGAGCCGAACAGATTTCCGCTATCCTGACTTCATTCCGAAATGATCCGCCAAAGCAAATGGCCGGAAAACAAATTACGCAAGCTGAGGATTATTCAACAGGAAAACGGACTGTATTTGCCGGTCATCGGGAAGAGGATATTGATCTTCCGAAGTCAAACGTCCTGAAATATTTCCTTGAAGACGGCTCTTGGTTCTGCCTTCGTCCATCAGGAACGGAGCCGAAAGTGAAGTTCTATTTCGCAGTGAAAGGCACTTCTTTACAAGACAGCGAACAGCGTCTTGCAGCATTATCTGACGCCGTCATGAAAACGGTGGACAGCATAGTGGAAAAAACGAAATAA
- a CDS encoding GAF domain-containing sensor histidine kinase: protein MTKTTVETLKTLKAIAETLNQSHDMKGALDKVLRELLSLTGLQTGWIFLIEPDGSYTLAASAYLPPALGQRDNALMCSGDCYCLTKFSNGGLTKAVNIMNCKRIEFAEQTTNCRDTEGITHHATVPLEDGGRKFGLLNVAASEKTFFNEEELHLLEAVAFQIGTAIQRMKLAEFEQQNALLMERSRLAQELHDSVNQILFSVSLTAKAAKSLTDDERLRQMITFIQELSQDALTEMRALIWQLRPESLTKGLYASIKSYAALIGLEAVCDMEDELELTDEQEHALWRIAQEALNNCKKHAGTDRVIISAVKKPDYAELTISDHGAGFSTDAHAGLPSLGIAGMKARAEAIGARFTLQSELGGGTIVSVRLPFFGIGGSD from the coding sequence TTGACGAAAACGACGGTAGAAACGTTAAAAACATTAAAAGCGATTGCGGAAACCTTAAACCAAAGCCACGATATGAAAGGAGCGCTTGATAAAGTCCTGCGCGAACTGCTCAGTCTGACCGGGCTGCAGACAGGATGGATTTTTCTGATTGAGCCGGACGGATCCTATACGCTCGCCGCATCCGCTTATTTACCGCCGGCTCTCGGTCAGCGGGACAATGCATTAATGTGCAGCGGGGACTGCTATTGTCTGACCAAATTCAGCAACGGAGGATTGACCAAGGCTGTAAACATTATGAATTGTAAACGGATTGAATTTGCGGAACAGACGACGAACTGCCGCGACACGGAGGGCATTACCCATCATGCGACCGTTCCCCTTGAAGACGGCGGCCGGAAATTCGGTTTACTGAATGTCGCTGCAAGTGAAAAGACATTTTTCAATGAAGAAGAACTGCATCTTCTTGAAGCGGTTGCGTTTCAAATCGGAACGGCGATCCAGCGGATGAAACTGGCTGAATTTGAACAGCAGAACGCCCTGTTGATGGAACGAAGCAGACTCGCGCAAGAGCTGCATGATTCCGTCAATCAGATACTGTTTTCTGTCAGCTTAACGGCAAAAGCCGCTAAAAGCTTGACAGATGATGAACGGCTCCGGCAGATGATTACGTTCATCCAGGAGCTCTCTCAGGATGCGTTAACAGAAATGAGGGCGCTCATTTGGCAGCTGAGGCCGGAAAGCTTAACGAAAGGGCTGTATGCGTCGATCAAAAGCTATGCCGCTCTCATCGGTCTGGAAGCAGTCTGTGACATGGAAGACGAACTGGAGCTTACGGATGAACAGGAACACGCGCTATGGCGGATCGCCCAGGAAGCTTTGAATAACTGCAAAAAGCATGCGGGAACGGACCGGGTTATCATTTCCGCCGTTAAAAAGCCGGATTACGCCGAGCTTACCATTAGCGACCATGGAGCCGGCTTCAGCACTGATGCGCATGCGGGACTGCCGTCGCTCGGCATTGCCGGCATGAAAGCGCGCGCCGAAGCAATCGGAGCCCGTTTTACATTGCAATCTGAGCTTGGCGGCGGAACGATTGTCTCCGTTCGGCTTCCGTTTTTCGGGATAGGAGGGTCTGACTGA
- a CDS encoding response regulator yields MKIVIADDHHVVRKGLRYFFATQEDIEVVGEASTGAEALQQAEKTGPDIILMDLSMPDMDGIEAANIAAERFPDISIVVLTSYSDREHVIPALKAGAKAYQLKDAQPDDLVKTLREVYSGRYRLSADIVPHVLNHMVQDDQNKEKYYQLTPREKDVLQEIAKGKSNKEIAASLFISEKTVKTHVSNLLSKLNLSDRTQAALYAVKYNVSGKAVK; encoded by the coding sequence ATGAAAATTGTGATCGCTGATGATCATCACGTTGTCCGCAAAGGACTACGCTATTTCTTCGCCACTCAGGAGGATATTGAAGTTGTCGGTGAGGCGTCTACCGGTGCTGAAGCGCTTCAGCAAGCTGAAAAGACGGGGCCGGACATCATTTTAATGGACTTATCAATGCCTGATATGGATGGCATTGAAGCGGCAAACATTGCGGCTGAACGATTTCCTGACATCAGCATAGTCGTGTTGACGAGCTATTCTGACCGGGAGCATGTCATTCCCGCTCTAAAAGCCGGCGCCAAAGCGTATCAGCTGAAAGACGCCCAGCCCGATGACTTAGTGAAAACACTTCGTGAAGTATATTCCGGACGTTACCGGCTGTCGGCGGACATTGTGCCTCACGTGCTCAATCATATGGTTCAGGATGATCAGAATAAGGAAAAATATTATCAGCTGACCCCTCGTGAAAAAGATGTTCTTCAAGAAATAGCCAAAGGGAAAAGCAATAAGGAAATTGCCGCATCTCTGTTTATTTCTGAAAAAACAGTGAAGACCCATGTGTCCAACCTGCTGTCAAAGCTGAATCTTTCCGATCGGACGCAAGCGGCATTGTATGCCGTAAAATATAATGTTTCTGGAAAGGCGGTAAAATAA
- a CDS encoding NADPH-dependent FMN reductase, which yields MSILVISGTPRKNGRTRIAASYIRDRFHTDFIDLSESGLPLYNGEEEQNELPSVQELRRLVKKSSAVVLLSPEYHSGMSGALKNAIDFLSSEHCTYKPVAIIAAAGGGKGGMNALANMRTVMRGVYANVIPKQLILDPIHIDMERQTVSEDMAVSLKDMMEELNMFINTGNPGV from the coding sequence ATGAGCATATTAGTGATCAGCGGCACCCCGAGAAAAAACGGGCGGACTAGAATTGCCGCTTCTTATATCAGAGACCGGTTTCATACCGATTTTATTGATTTGAGCGAAAGCGGACTGCCGCTATATAACGGTGAAGAAGAACAGAATGAATTGCCCTCAGTGCAAGAGCTGAGACGGCTTGTGAAAAAGTCGTCTGCCGTCGTCTTATTATCTCCCGAGTATCACAGCGGCATGAGCGGCGCGTTAAAAAACGCCATTGATTTTTTAAGCAGCGAACACTGTACCTATAAACCGGTGGCAATCATTGCCGCGGCGGGCGGAGGAAAAGGCGGCATGAACGCGCTGGCGAATATGCGGACAGTCATGCGGGGCGTCTATGCAAATGTTATCCCGAAACAGCTGATTTTAGATCCGATTCACATTGACATGGAGCGCCAGACCGTATCTGAGGATATGGCGGTCAGCCTGAAAGACATGATGGAAGAACTGAACATGTTTATAAACACAGGAAATCCCGGCGTTTAA
- a CDS encoding YhdB family protein, whose protein sequence is MDHADYDKALYYTHRSQWDNLLILMVRTKDDLLSKRIEHFLHAYHFEYDDAVLEKELYSLLGYIDHAAELAYEDQLAMLT, encoded by the coding sequence ATGGATCATGCCGATTATGATAAAGCCTTGTATTACACACACCGATCCCAATGGGACAATTTGTTAATTTTGATGGTGCGTACGAAAGATGATTTGTTATCAAAGCGTATTGAGCACTTTCTGCACGCGTATCATTTCGAATATGATGATGCGGTGCTTGAAAAAGAGCTGTATTCCCTTCTCGGGTATATTGATCATGCGGCAGAACTCGCGTATGAAGATCAATTAGCCATGCTGACATAA
- a CDS encoding DUF3889 domain-containing protein, with product MKSLPFALALLFCGILIASIAEKGHTEHLDPSVEKWEQLAWNQLEREYEGAELTDYSYMGRTKVNREQTKDVFRVTVKTKKDTFSSRAEVYFHPVTKHVISINIFRL from the coding sequence ATGAAATCCCTTCCATTTGCGCTGGCCTTATTGTTTTGCGGCATTCTCATCGCCTCGATCGCTGAAAAAGGACATACAGAACACCTTGATCCATCAGTTGAAAAATGGGAGCAGCTCGCATGGAATCAGCTGGAACGTGAATACGAGGGAGCCGAGCTTACCGATTATTCATACATGGGCCGTACGAAAGTAAACCGGGAACAGACGAAAGACGTGTTTCGCGTTACGGTAAAAACAAAAAAAGATACGTTTTCATCCCGTGCTGAAGTGTATTTTCATCCCGTGACAAAACATGTGATCAGCATTAATATTTTCAGACTGTAA
- a CDS encoding peptidoglycan endopeptidase — protein sequence MKKKLAVGLTASAIVGSALAVTPAEAQTIKVKSGDSLWKLAQTYNTSVDAITSANHLKSSVLSIGQTLTIPNGKSDSGSSSSPSKNSGTSKSVYTVKSGDSLWLIASDFKMSVQELKKLNGLTSDLIRAGQKLQVTGKVSSSTDQTKTVPGSSSNSSKNQSSSSGTYKVKLGDSLWKIANSVHMTIAELKVLNNLKTDTIYVNQVLKTKGTSSSGSTPPKDNSNQNQNQTQTSSYTVKSGDSLWKIANAYNMTVQQIRSINKLTSDMLRVGQVLKLTKTSSSGSSSPSTPNQSGDTGKTTTYTVKSGDSLWVIAQKFNVTAQQIREKNNLKTDVLQIGQKLTITGQQTNPTPNQSGGTGGTGSTSAKINVMIDAAKAQLGVPYVWGGTTPRGFDCSGFIYYVLNKVTSVSRLSAAGYWNTMTSVSQPAVGDFVFFSTYKAGPSHVGIYLGNGQFINANDSGVVISSMNNSYWKQRYLGAKRFF from the coding sequence ATGAAAAAAAAGTTAGCGGTCGGTTTGACTGCATCTGCGATTGTCGGGTCTGCATTAGCTGTAACACCGGCAGAAGCACAAACGATTAAGGTCAAAAGCGGAGATTCATTATGGAAGCTTGCCCAAACCTACAATACAAGCGTGGATGCCATTACATCAGCGAATCATTTAAAATCCAGCGTGCTTTCCATCGGGCAGACGCTCACCATCCCTAACGGCAAATCAGATTCCGGAAGCTCATCGTCACCTTCAAAGAACAGCGGCACATCTAAAAGTGTGTATACGGTTAAAAGCGGAGACTCGCTCTGGCTGATCGCATCTGATTTTAAAATGTCCGTGCAGGAACTGAAAAAACTGAACGGTCTGACAAGCGACTTAATCCGCGCGGGACAGAAGCTGCAAGTGACAGGGAAAGTTTCCTCAAGCACCGACCAGACAAAAACCGTGCCGGGCAGCAGCTCAAACAGCAGCAAAAATCAGTCATCATCTTCCGGGACATATAAAGTCAAACTCGGCGATTCACTATGGAAGATCGCAAACAGCGTCCATATGACCATTGCGGAACTCAAAGTTTTAAACAACTTAAAAACGGATACGATCTACGTCAACCAAGTCTTGAAAACAAAAGGAACGTCTTCTTCGGGAAGTACGCCGCCAAAGGACAATTCAAACCAAAATCAAAACCAGACGCAAACGTCCTCTTACACAGTAAAAAGCGGCGATTCGCTCTGGAAAATCGCAAACGCATACAATATGACGGTTCAGCAAATCAGAAGTATCAATAAACTGACGTCAGACATGCTGCGGGTCGGACAAGTGCTTAAGCTGACAAAAACGTCATCTTCCGGTTCTTCGTCTCCGTCAACTCCTAACCAATCCGGAGATACAGGGAAAACCACTACATATACCGTGAAAAGCGGGGATTCTTTATGGGTGATCGCCCAAAAATTCAATGTAACCGCCCAGCAGATCCGCGAGAAAAACAATCTGAAAACAGATGTGCTTCAGATCGGACAGAAGCTGACGATTACCGGACAGCAGACAAACCCAACACCGAATCAGTCCGGCGGAACAGGCGGCACAGGTTCAACAAGCGCGAAGATTAATGTAATGATCGATGCCGCAAAAGCTCAACTGGGCGTACCGTATGTATGGGGCGGGACAACGCCGAGAGGCTTTGACTGCAGCGGCTTTATTTATTACGTTCTCAATAAGGTCACTTCCGTATCCAGACTTTCAGCCGCAGGCTACTGGAATACGATGACATCAGTAAGCCAGCCGGCGGTCGGTGACTTTGTCTTTTTCTCAACTTATAAAGCCGGCCCTTCCCACGTCGGCATTTATCTCGGAAACGGACAGTTTATTAATGCCAACGATTCGGGTGTCGTCATTTCCAGCATGAACAATTCCTATTGGAAACAGCGCTACCTCGGAGCGAAACGCTTCTTCTGA
- the nsrR gene encoding nitric oxide-sensing transcriptional repressor NsrR, producing MKLTNYTDYSLRVLIFLASRPSEELSNIKEIADTYSISKNHLMKVIYRLGQLGYVETIRGRGGGIRLGMIPEDINIGEVVRNTEDDFNIVECFDSQKNLCIISPACNLKNLLYEALQAYLAVLDKYTLRDLVKNKEEIMRLLRS from the coding sequence ATGAAATTAACGAATTACACTGATTATTCTTTACGCGTTTTGATTTTTTTGGCTTCCAGACCTTCCGAAGAACTTTCTAACATAAAAGAAATCGCAGACACGTATTCCATCTCTAAAAACCACCTTATGAAAGTGATTTACCGTCTCGGCCAGCTCGGGTATGTAGAAACGATCCGCGGCCGTGGAGGCGGTATCCGATTAGGAATGATACCGGAAGACATAAACATTGGTGAAGTCGTTCGAAATACAGAAGACGACTTTAACATCGTAGAATGCTTTGACTCCCAAAAAAATCTCTGTATCATATCTCCCGCCTGCAACTTAAAGAACCTGTTGTATGAAGCTCTCCAAGCTTATCTGGCCGTTTTAGACAAATATACGTTGAGGGATCTGGTCAAAAATAAAGAGGAGATTATGAGACTGCTCAGAAGCTGA
- a CDS encoding mechanosensitive ion channel — protein MNTADMLTTYLSKLPNLIIALLVLLIGWGIAKIIEKAVYKGLQKTKIDDRLFAEKKPARYSSEKVISKIIYFIALIIVFILFFNILHLTTVASPFVSMLSAITAAVPSVLKAGLILLLGWAAASLFSYLVKKAGMKLAEHGWLRKWTMVSEEAEMSRSVTAASRIVFYFVLLLFLPGVLSALQISGVSEPFTNMIQSVLSFIPKLFAAALIVLIGWLVARLVRDIVTNFLASIGTERLAARMGLSIYLKDTSLSAIIGTIVYVLIFIPVVISALDRLDVAGISEPASAMLNTVFTMLPNIIIGIVLIIAGIWIGKWVNSIVTGLLHRAGFDSLLGKMGFEQAERPKLTLSQTVGMIAQIIIVLLFTAEALQLVHLEFLVVIATGIIAYLPNVLAAVFILGIGLLAGQLVSRLLVGMLSGKEFRFLAPLAKYTIITLSIFMALDQLGVADTIVNAAFILILGGFALAFGLSFGLGGKEFASRYLAKLDRKIEKHQSASDDRKPPMS, from the coding sequence TTGAACACAGCAGACATGCTTACCACGTATCTCAGCAAACTGCCGAATCTGATCATTGCACTGCTCGTCCTGCTTATCGGCTGGGGCATTGCGAAAATCATTGAAAAAGCCGTATACAAAGGCCTCCAAAAAACAAAAATCGACGACAGACTGTTCGCCGAAAAAAAGCCGGCGCGCTATTCCTCGGAAAAAGTCATCAGTAAAATCATTTATTTTATCGCATTAATTATCGTTTTTATTCTATTCTTTAACATTCTGCATCTGACAACCGTGGCTTCGCCTTTTGTCAGCATGCTGTCGGCGATAACGGCGGCTGTGCCGAGCGTTTTAAAAGCCGGTTTGATTCTGCTGTTGGGCTGGGCGGCCGCTTCGCTTTTCAGCTATCTCGTCAAAAAAGCGGGCATGAAACTGGCTGAACACGGCTGGCTCAGAAAATGGACCATGGTTTCTGAAGAAGCGGAGATGAGCAGATCCGTTACGGCCGCTTCACGAATCGTTTTTTATTTCGTCTTGCTCTTGTTCCTGCCGGGCGTTTTGTCCGCTCTCCAGATCAGCGGAGTATCAGAACCGTTTACAAATATGATCCAAAGCGTTTTGTCCTTTATACCAAAATTATTCGCCGCGGCGCTGATTGTATTAATCGGCTGGCTTGTTGCCCGTCTCGTCCGTGATATTGTCACAAACTTTCTGGCGAGTATCGGCACGGAAAGACTTGCCGCACGTATGGGGCTTTCTATTTATCTGAAAGATACAAGCCTGTCGGCAATCATCGGAACGATTGTCTACGTGCTGATTTTCATTCCGGTTGTCATTTCTGCGCTGGATCGGCTTGATGTAGCAGGCATTTCTGAACCGGCGTCCGCAATGCTGAACACGGTCTTCACAATGCTTCCTAACATCATCATCGGTATTGTGCTGATCATCGCCGGCATCTGGATCGGAAAATGGGTAAACAGCATTGTAACAGGACTCTTGCACCGGGCCGGCTTCGACTCACTTCTTGGAAAAATGGGCTTTGAACAGGCGGAGCGCCCGAAACTTACGCTTTCTCAGACGGTCGGCATGATTGCGCAGATCATCATCGTCCTGCTCTTTACGGCAGAGGCGCTGCAGCTTGTTCATCTCGAATTTCTCGTCGTCATCGCGACCGGCATTATCGCTTACCTGCCTAATGTTCTGGCCGCTGTATTTATTCTCGGAATCGGGCTTTTGGCCGGACAGCTCGTCAGCAGACTGCTTGTCGGCATGCTGAGCGGAAAAGAATTCAGATTCCTGGCGCCGCTTGCGAAATATACAATTATCACTCTCTCAATCTTTATGGCGCTAGATCAGCTCGGCGTCGCCGATACGATCGTAAATGCCGCGTTTATTCTCATTCTGGGCGGTTTTGCACTTGCCTTCGGACTTTCATTCGGTCTTGGGGGAAAAGAGTTTGCCTCCCGTTATCTCGCGAAATTGGATCGCAAAATCGAAAAACATCAATCGGCTTCTGACGATCGTAAGCCGCCGATGTCTTAA
- a CDS encoding SpoVR family protein: MNAEETKGLQRAIEEITDIAKGFGLDFYPMRYEICPAEIIYTFGAYGMPTRFSHWSFGKQFHKMKLHYDLGLSKIYELVINSNPCYAFLLDSNSLIQNKLIVAHVLAHCDFFKNNCRFQNTNRDMVESMAATAERIKHYERIHGIKEVESFLDAILAIQEHIDPSLVRPKLLWSVDDEEEDEEETASSPYDDLWDMDKPKQIKKKKRKKPFPPRPEKDILLFIEEHSRELEPWQRDILTMMREEMLYFWPQLETKIMNEGWASYWHQRIIRELDLTSDEAIEFAKLNAGVIQPSKTGINPYYLGLKIFEDIEERYDNPTEEMKKTGVKPGSGREKMFEVREIESDISFIRNYLTKDLVLREDLYLFQKQGRDYKVIDKEWKAVRDQLVNMRVNGGFPYLTVNDGDYLKNNELYIKHWYEGIELDLKYLEKVLPYLYQLWGRSVHIESVLEDKEVMFSYDGKGVHRRYL, translated from the coding sequence TTGAACGCGGAGGAGACAAAAGGTTTACAGCGGGCAATTGAGGAAATAACCGACATTGCGAAGGGATTCGGCCTTGATTTCTACCCGATGAGATACGAAATTTGCCCGGCTGAGATTATTTATACATTCGGGGCGTACGGCATGCCGACGAGATTCAGCCACTGGAGCTTCGGCAAACAATTCCACAAGATGAAACTCCATTATGATCTCGGTTTGAGCAAAATTTATGAACTTGTCATTAATTCCAACCCTTGCTACGCTTTTTTGCTGGACAGCAATTCGCTGATCCAAAATAAATTAATTGTCGCCCATGTTCTTGCGCATTGTGATTTTTTCAAAAATAACTGCCGCTTTCAAAATACGAACCGGGACATGGTTGAGAGCATGGCGGCTACAGCGGAGCGGATTAAGCATTACGAAAGAATTCACGGGATTAAAGAAGTGGAGTCCTTTTTAGATGCCATTCTGGCGATTCAGGAGCATATCGATCCGTCGCTCGTCAGGCCGAAGCTGCTGTGGAGCGTCGATGATGAGGAGGAGGACGAAGAGGAAACCGCGTCATCGCCGTACGATGATTTATGGGATATGGATAAGCCGAAGCAGATTAAAAAGAAAAAAAGGAAAAAACCGTTCCCGCCCCGGCCGGAAAAAGATATTCTGCTTTTTATCGAAGAGCATTCGCGGGAGCTTGAACCGTGGCAGCGTGATATTTTAACGATGATGAGAGAAGAAATGCTGTATTTCTGGCCGCAGCTGGAAACGAAAATCATGAACGAAGGCTGGGCATCCTATTGGCATCAGCGGATTATCCGAGAGCTTGACCTGACTTCGGATGAAGCGATCGAGTTTGCGAAGCTGAACGCAGGCGTCATTCAGCCGTCAAAAACGGGAATCAATCCGTATTATTTAGGGCTGAAAATTTTTGAAGACATCGAAGAGCGCTACGACAACCCGACAGAAGAAATGAAAAAAACAGGAGTAAAGCCCGGTTCCGGCAGGGAGAAAATGTTTGAGGTCAGGGAAATTGAATCGGATATTTCATTCATCCGCAATTATTTGACGAAAGATCTTGTGCTGCGCGAGGATTTGTATTTATTCCAAAAGCAGGGCAGAGACTATAAAGTGATCGACAAGGAATGGAAGGCTGTGCGCGACCAGCTCGTGAACATGCGGGTGAACGGGGGATTTCCTTATCTGACCGTCAATGACGGAGATTATTTGAAGAATAACGAGCTTTATATTAAACATTGGTATGAGGGAATTGAGCTTGATCTGAAATATTTGGAGAAAGTGCTGCCGTATCTGTACCAGCTGTGGGGCAGGAGCGTGCATATCGAATCAGTTCTCGAAGATAAAGAAGTGATGTTCTCGTATGACGGAAAAGGAGTGCATCGGAGATATCTCTAA